Proteins from one Rosa chinensis cultivar Old Blush chromosome 7, RchiOBHm-V2, whole genome shotgun sequence genomic window:
- the LOC112175692 gene encoding defensin-like protein 1, whose translation MGSKCLVVFFLLFIVFASQEMVVPSEARVCESQSHGFHGTCIRAHNCALVCRHEGFSGGRCRGFRRRCFCTRRC comes from the exons ATGGGGAGCAAATGTCTGgttgttttctttttgctcTTCATTGTTTTCGCTTCAC AAGAGATGGTAGTGCCGAGTGAGGCTAGGGTCTGCGAGTCACAGAGTCATGGATTCCATGGGACATGCATTCGCGCCCACAACTGTGCTCTCGTCTGCAGGCACGAGGGTTTCTCCGGTGGCAGATGCCGCGGCTTCAGGCGCCGATGCTTTTGCACTCGAAGATGTTGA
- the LOC112175975 gene encoding uncharacterized protein LOC112175975, translating into MEDKVFGINKNQYVFKADIHALCTMGELSGGVICMYMLYLHEVLKRAKMSEMVGCVDPSQLGALGCGNPTERSRHLANRFQNAKKWQIFMLPYNAGHWMLTVVNPDEETIYFMDPLRRRLIGDEWEKVVENGIKIYNAHRNRSSRKSILWQNMAVCLASIHL; encoded by the exons ATGGAAGACAAAGTTTTTGGCATCAACAAAAACCAATATGTGTTTAAGGCAGATATTCATGCCTTGTGTACCATGGGTGAATTGTCGGGTGGAGTGATCTGCATGTACATGCT CTACTTGCATGAAGTCTTAAAGAGAGCAAAGATGTCAGAGATGGTCGGCTGTGTGGACCCTTCACAGCTTGGCGCACTTGGATGTGGAAATCCAACAGAAAGATCACGCCATCTTGCAAATAGGTTCCAAAATGCAAAGAAATGGCAGATTTTTATGTTGCCATATAATGCAGG GCACTGGATGTTGACTGTTGTTAATCCAGATGAAGAAACAATCTACTTCATGGATCCTTTGAGGCGTCGACTAATAGGTGACGAATGGGAGAAGGTTGTGGAGAA TGGTATCAAAATTTACAATGCTCACAGGAATAGATCTAGCCGCAAATCAATATTGTGGCAAAACATGGCGGTATGTCTAGCTAGTATTCATTTGTAG